The Girardinichthys multiradiatus isolate DD_20200921_A chromosome 23, DD_fGirMul_XY1, whole genome shotgun sequence DNA segment atgtgtatgATATATTTGAGTTAGATACTATCACTGGTGAAATTCGAGTGAAAGGAATGGTGGACTTTGAGGAGACAGATATTTACAGATTAAACCTGCAGGCGTCAGATAAAGGCCaaccaccctggacaggtgaaAGTAGAGTggtaataaaattaaaagacttGAATGATAATACACCCGAAATTGAAATAACATCGCTGTCTAGCCAAATACCAGAGGATTCAAAGCCTGGCACTGTTGTCTCACTTATCAGTGTCACAGACAGAGATTCAGGTAGGAATGGAAaagttatttgtaaaatatcgGACAATGTTCCATTTGATTTGACACCATCTATTGAAGAGAACATGTACTCCCTAGTTACAAAGGTGCGTTTAGATCGAGAAGCCGGATCACATTATGACATCACCATAACTGCCACTGACTGTGGGGAACCCAAACGTTCAACAGCGAAGACATTGCAAATTGAGGTGTCAGATGTAAATGATAACAGGCCAGTTTTCTGTCAGAATCCATTTGAAATCTATCTAGTGGAAAACAACGCTCCAGGCACGTCAATATTTTCAATAACAGCCTCTGATAACGACGTGAACGAAAATGCAGCAATAACATACAGAATTGGGAAAGGCGAAGAGGTCCAGGCTGACATGACGCCTTTCCTCAATATCCATTCAGAAAATGGACAGATATCTGCACTAAGGAGTTTTGACTTTGAAACTCTGAAAACTTTCCAGTTCCAAGTTGTCGCCTCAGATTCTGGGTCTCCGTCACTGAGCAGCAACGTCACAGTGAACGTGTTCATTCTGGATCAGAACGACAACGCTCCAGTCATCCTGTATCCAGTCAACTCCAACGGTTCTGCTGAAGGTGTGGAGGAGATTCCCCGCAATGTGAACGCAGGACACTTGGTGACTAAAGTCAGAGCCTATGACGCTGATATAGGATATAACGGCTGGTTGCTGTTTTCACTGCAGGAAGTTACTGACCACAGTCTCTTTGGTTTGGACCGCTACACAGGACAGATCAGAACACTTCGTTCATTCACAGAGACAGACGAGGCTGAGCATAAACTGGTCATACTGGTCAAAGACAATGGCAACGTTTCCCTCTCAGCAACAGCTACTGTGATTGTCAAACTGGTGGAGCCCAAAGAGGCTTTTGCAGCTTCTGATGTTAAAAGTGCAGCAAAGGATGATGAGGATAATAATGTGACTTTTTACCTGATGATCACTTTGGGCTCAGTTTCAGTTCTGTTTATCATCAGTATCATCGTGCTGATTGCAATGCAGTGCTCCAGATCCACAGACTATACTTCTAAATATCTCCCAGAGACTAATTATGATGGGACACTGTGTCACAGCATCCAGTACagatctggagacaaacggtACATGTTAGTTGGACCCAGGATGAGTATAGGATCTACTATAGTACCTGGAAGTCATGCAAATACACTGGTGCTACCTGACAGGAGGAGGACATGTGAAGAGGTAAGGCGATTTTTTAAACGGTTTTTCTGGCTTGTAGTTTTGGAAGACTAGATTAATTTAGGTAAATTGTTataattttgatttgttttttatttcttttaataaaaatcttttaaaatatcaTAAAACAACTGTTCACCCAAATATTGCAGCACTTGGTcacattataatttttttctttattttttttcatttagggACTATAGGACAAATAATGTTTCTACGTTTTGTTTTAACTGATGAATGTGTTGATCTATAATTCATTTTAGTGCTTGACAACAACGCGTAAAAACATCACTTCCCGCCTTTAGAGAAATGATACgcatttaattttttaacaaatcactGCTTATGCTAATGTGAGGCAGAATTATTTTCATTCTGGATTCCATATTTTTCATCATTCACTTctaaatattatattataactTCAGCGCGTTGTTTCATTTTTAGTCGTCTACTGTGTAGTTTTATGAGGTCTGTAGACATGTCTTTAAAATAACCGAGTAAATCCTTCAGTCCATACAAAATGTTTATACAATAAGGACATGTGATCTAATAAATGCATATTAAATAGTAAAAACTTGAAATGAAAACAGTTAATATAAATATGGCTACAGATATACAGCTGAATTAAAAGAATAGTTCTAAACGGTAAAAAGTTAAACCAATGAATTAACTGTTTAGGTTACCGGCTTCCGTGATAAACTGTCTGTAATGTGATCGGTCCACAAGGTGTCAGTGTCATTTCAGCATACACCGTGTTGTGGTGTTGGCCATGCCCATTGCATAAAGACTCTCTTTCAGGCGGCGGAGTAAATTCGGTATCTTTAGATAAAGATACGTGTAATCTTAACCAGTACGTGGATCGGTCAGACAAATGGAGTTTATAACAGTGGGAGACTTCACAATATTTTTGTCTAATGATCTGTGAGTGGATATTCCTCTTTTTTTTATCGGGAGCGAAACAATGGGAGCAGAAGGACAAAGCCGGGGAATAAGGTCTTGGTGGGTGGCTCTCGGTTTTTCTGTGATGCTCGGATGCGTGCAGCGGATTTCAGCGCAGATCAAATATTCAATTCCAGAGCAAGCGAATGTGGGATCTGTTGTTGGGAATATTGCAAAAGACCTTGGTTTGGACATCTCTACGTTGGAGGAGAGGCAGTTTCGTATTGTTTCAGGAGCTGATGATGTTCAGTTTAAAGTAAACCCGAGCAACGGCGCTCTGTATGTGCATGAAACAATAGACAGAGAGAGGCTCTGTGAGAGCATTTCCCCGTGTATAATTAACCTGAAAATGGTGGCAGAAAATCCAATGGAAATACATTATGTTGGAGTTGAAATCACTGACGTTAATGATAATTCGCCGATCTTCCTGGAGAAACAGAAAGTATTCGAAATTTCTGAGTCAACTCCGCCAGGCAGACGTTTCCAACTACCCACTGCCCACGATCCAGATGTTGCTCTAAATGCAGTGCGTCTTTACAAACTGACCCAAAATGAACATTTCAGTTTACAAATTCGAGAAAGAGGTGAGGATAAAATACCGTTTTTGGTTTTGCAAAAGTCCCTTGATCGAGAAAAAAATAACCAACAAAAACTGATTCTGACAGCATTAGATGGTGGAAATCCTCCAAGATCAGGCACAGTAAATGTTACTATAATTGTCCTCGATTCAAACGATAACCACCCAGCATTCAGTCAGGAAGTATACTCAGTGATAATTCCAGAAAACGTAAAAGTTGATTTGAGTGTCATTACAGTTAATGCGACTGATCTTGACGAAGGTGTAAACGGAGATATTGAATACAGTTTTGGTGGTGAACTTGACACCAAAATATATGAAACGTTTAGTTTAGATAAAGTCACAGGTGAAATTAGAGTAAAGGGAGCAATTGACTTTGAGGAAGCTGATGTGTTTAAGTTAGATGTTCAGGCATCTGATAAAGGACATCCTCCAATGAGTAGTGATTGTAGAGTGATAATCAAAGTGCTGGACGAAAATGACAACAGACCGGAAATCGAGGTGACATCTCTTTCTAAGCAGGTCTCAGAGAACTCCAAACCTGGTACTGTGGTTTCTTTAATCAGTATTACAGATCAGGACTCAGGTTTAAATGGTAAAGTCATATGTAGCCTCTCAGATGACGTGCCGTTTGATTTAAAACCATCGTTTCAAGATAATATGTActctttagttttaaaacagcaattGGATCGAGAGTCAATTTCTCATTATGACATCACCCTTACAGCTACAGACTGTGGTCAGCCTCCTCTATCTACATTTAAAACTCTGAATATTGATGTGACAGATATAAATGATAATGCACCAGAATTTTCACATAACCCCATTCAACTTTATATGACAGAGAACAACGTCCCTGGAAGCtcaatattttctgtttctgcttctgATAAAGACTTGGAGGAAAATGCGGCTATAAGTTATCATTTAGTAAGAGAGGAGGGCAGCCAGTCAAAAACTATTGCATTTTTAAACGTTAATTCAGAAAACGGGCAAATATCTGCACTTAAAAGTTTCGACTTTGAAACTCTGAAAACTTTCCAGTTTCAAGTTGTCGCCTCAGATTCTGGGTCTCCGTCACTGAGCAGCAACGTCACAGTGAACGTGTTCATTCTGGATCAGAACGACAACGCTCCAGTCATCTTGTATCCAGTCAGCTCCAACGGTTCTGCTGAAGGTGTGGAGGAGATTCCCCGCAATGTGAACGCAGGACACTTGGTGACTAAAGTCAGAGCCTATGACGCTGATATAGGATATAACGGCTGGTTGCTGTTTTCACTGCAGGAAGTTACTGACCACAGTCTCTTTGGTTTGGACCGCTACACAGGACAGATCAGAACACTTCGTTCATTCACAGAGACAGACGAGGCTGAGCATAAACTGGTCATACTGGTCAAAGACAATGGCAACGTTTCCCTCTCAACAACAGCTACTGTGATTGTCAAACTGGTGGAGCCCAAAGAGGCTTTTGCAGCTTCTGATGTTAAAAGTGCAGCAAAGGATGATGAGGATAATAATGTGACTTTTTACCTGATGATCACTTTGGGCTCAGTTTCAGTTCTGTTTATCATCAGTATCATCGTGCTGATTGCAATGCAGTGCTCCAGATCCACAGACTATACTTCTAAATATCTCCCAGAGACTAATTATGATGGGACACTGTGTCACAGCATCCAGTACagatctggagacaaacggtACATGTTAGTTGGACCCAGGATGAGTATAGGATCGACTATAGTACCTGGAAGTCATGCAAACACACTGGTGCTACCTGACAGGAGAATGGCGTCTCAAGAGGTAAGACATTTAAACCAGTTAAAAATTAAGCAAAATAACATATTTCATCATTCGGTACAACCCCTAACTGCTAATTAATGCATGTAAAAACAATCGTTGAAAGCAGGGGTACTCTCCAAGGTACTGATATTCTTAGTTGTTCCTTTTTAAGGACATATCTATTAACAGTCTGTTTGCAAGcattctttttctctttctcgtataaaaataaatataccaCAGTTCTTTTTTGTCTATTAGCAGCAAGTATAACTCGTTGACCACCTGGCCAGGTCATCCTTGTAAAAGATATCTCGATCTCAATGGTATtttacctggttaaataaatgttaagtaAAAAGTCACAAAGTAAAAGCTATTTCGGTGCAACAGATACTTTTTAAATTCATGTTTGCAATCATAGCGTGCTACTGGATGACATAATTTTAAACAAGTTGGTGGCTACAATAATCTGGTTGagcagtttaaataaataaatgtattgtttcAGTCATGAAGTGTATCTGGGACAAAACAATGAATCTGACTAATTAAATTTTACACCCTTATACATATTGTCTGTTAGTTTTCTTGCATGTGTTAGCATGCTAAATACAACATTTTCTGCTTTGAATAGGATAAGAACAAATAACACACTATCTGGCATTTGCAATGATAATTTTTCGGgtttataaattaaaatggGTGCATTGCATGAGCTCAGGGTGTCACTGCAGCATCAGGAAACATTGGTTTTCCTTCCCCTCAAAAGCTTTTGTTCAGCATGTAAATTCACACATCGGCTTCTCGGTGTGCTTTGTGTATATATGACACGTCCAGGAGAGatccaaatgttttatttttgatataCATTCTCCAATTTAAGATCGGATGATGGGGACCTACAGAGATAACCAAGGAAGGAAGTGTGGTTTGCTTTTGCTTcaagtatttattttgttttttctcggAAAGCGGGCCTTTGCTCAGATTCGATACGCTGTTCCGGAGGAGGTCAAAGAAGGATCAGTTGTTGGAAATGTTGGGAAAGatcttggtcttcatgttgcATTGTTATCCAACCGAGGTGTTCGTGTTATCTCCGGATCAAAGGAAGCATTATTTGAGGTAAACCAGGACACTGGGGATCTTTTTGTTCGTAAGAAAATCGACAGAGAGGAGCTGTGTCACGGGAGTCGTGCGTGCTTAATTGACCTGAAGATTTTAGTGGAAAACCCTTTGGAAATGCACTATGTCGTTGTGGAAATTGCCGATGTAAATGATCACTCCCCTAGCTTCGCTGAAAGTGAGCAAGAATTTGAAATATTTGAGCAAACATTACCAGGGGGCAGATTCCAGCTGCACGCTGCTCGTGATCCTGATGCAGGATCTAACTCTGTTCGCAATTACATGTTAACACCAAACGATCACTTTGAAATAGATATTCGGCAGAGTGATGATGACAAAATACCATTTTTAGTTCTGAAAAAGTCCCTAGACAGAGAACAAAGAAGTAATCATTTGCTGTATGTAACAGCGGTCGATGGAGGAAAACCCCAGAGATCAGTAACGTTAAATGTTTCTATTATTGTTCTCGACAGTAATGACAATCGTCCGAAATTTAGTCAGGAAATATATGAAATTGAGATACAGGAAAATGTTCCTTTTGGCACGTTGGTATATAAACTAAATGCGACGGATCCAGATGAAGGTATAAATAGTGAAATTGAATACAGTCTCGAGAAAACACTTAAGAAAAAAGTCAACGAGATTTTCGAACTTGATAAAACAACAGGAGAAATAAAAGTGAAAGGAATACTGAACTATGAGGAACAGGACGTTTATAAACTCGATGTTGAGGCAACAGATAAAGGAACGCCTCCGTTAAAGGGTGTGTGCAGAGTAAATATAAAGATAAAAGATGTGAATGACAATCCGCCTGAAATTGAAATCACCTCTGTGTCAAACACTGTGTCTGAAGACTCGAAGCCTGGTACAGTTATATCACTTCTCAGTGTTATAGATAAAGATGCTGGcctaaatggaaaaatattattaaacatAAACTCAGACGTTCCCTTCGAACTAAAGCCCTCTTATaaggaaaatatttattcaattttgACTAAAGGGATTTTAGATCGAGAAGAGGTGTCTGAATATGAAATAACAATAAGAGCGACGGACTGCGGTGACCCTCCATTATCAAATTTAAAAACCTTAACCATCCGGATATCAGATGTAAATGACAACAGTCCCAATTTCATTCAAAATCCATTACTATTTTACCTTCCGGAAAACAACGCAGCTGGCATGTCTATATTTTCTGTCAGTGCAACCGACAAAGATGCGAACGAAAATGCTGCTATTGCATATCATATTGCGAGGGAAGGAAgcaaaaaagacattttgtcATTCCTAAACATAAACACTGATAACGGGAAAGTATCTGCTCTTAA contains these protein-coding regions:
- the LOC124860307 gene encoding protocadherin alpha-7-like; protein product: MREGRQRRRLVCWWFPAIVLLCFVDTILAQLKYSVPEHVNVGSPVGNVGKDLGLDINTLTSRRFRIVSGPNHSLFDLNQNNGVLHVAQNMDREELCDGAKVCLINLKIVVESPLEIHYVSVEITDINDHSPSFPENEQRLEIAENTPPGTRFQIHAARDPDFGIQSVRLYRLSQNDDFDIEVKDSEEDKIPFLLLKKPLDRERKTEHHLVLTALDGGTPSKSGNLNLTITVLDANDNRPVFSKDIYTVSLNENAPIGTLVMKVNATDSDEGLNGEIEYTFGKTQKKNVYDIFELDTITGEIRVKGMVDFEETDIYRLNLQASDKGQPPWTGESRVVIKLKDLNDNTPEIEITSLSSQIPEDSKPGTVVSLISVTDRDSGRNGKVICKISDNVPFDLTPSIEENMYSLVTKVRLDREAGSHYDITITATDCGEPKRSTAKTLQIEVSDVNDNRPVFCQNPFEIYLVENNAPGTSIFSITASDNDVNENAAITYRIGKGEEVQADMTPFLNIHSENGQISALRSFDFETLKTFQFQVVASDSGSPSLSSNVTVNVFILDQNDNAPVILYPVNSNGSAEGVEEIPRNVNAGHLVTKVRAYDADIGYNGWLLFSLQEVTDHSLFGLDRYTGQIRTLRSFTETDEAEHKLVILVKDNGNVSLSATATVIVKLVEPKEAFAASDVKSAAKDDEDNNVTFYLMITLGSVSVLFIISIIVLIAMQCSRSTDYTSKYLPETNYDGTLCHSIQYRSGDKRYMLVGPRMSIGSTIVPGSHANTLVLPDRRRTCEEVRRFFKRFFWLVVLED
- the LOC124860299 gene encoding protocadherin alpha-8-like isoform X12, with the protein product MGAEGQSRGIRSWWVALGFSVMLGCVQRISAQIKYSIPEQANVGSVVGNIAKDLGLDISTLEERQFRIVSGADDVQFKVNPSNGALYVHETIDRERLCESISPCIINLKMVAENPMEIHYVGVEITDVNDNSPIFLEKQKVFEISESTPPGRRFQLPTAHDPDVALNAVRLYKLTQNEHFSLQIRERGEDKIPFLVLQKSLDREKNNQQKLILTALDGGNPPRSGTVNVTIIVLDSNDNHPAFSQEVYSVIIPENVKVDLSVITVNATDLDEGVNGDIEYSFGGELDTKIYETFSLDKVTGEIRVKGAIDFEEADVFKLDVQASDKGHPPMSSDCRVIIKVLDENDNRPEIEVTSLSKQVSENSKPGTVVSLISITDQDSGLNGKVICSLSDDVPFDLKPSFQDNMYSLVLKQQLDRESISHYDITLTATDCGQPPLSTFKTLNIDVTDINDNAPEFSHNPIQLYMTENNVPGSSIFSVSASDKDLEENAAISYHLVREEGSQSKTIAFLNVNSENGQISALKSFDFETLKTFQFQVVASDSGSPSLSSNVTVNVFILDQNDNAPVILYPVSSNGSAEGVEEIPRNVNAGHLVTKVRAYDADIGYNGWLLFSLQEVTDHSLFGLDRYTGQIRTLRSFTETDEAEHKLVILVKDNGNVSLSTTATVIVKLVEPKEAFAASDVKSAAKDDEDNNVTFYLMITLGSVSVLFIISIIVLIAMQCSRSTDYTSKYLPETNYDGTLCHSIQYRSGDKRYMLVGPRMSIGSTIVPGSHANTLVLPDRRMASQEPKVPNSDWRYSASLRAGGVMQSSVHMEESSVMQGAQGVLVQNWPTASSAADGEGGEVSPPMGAGVDSNSWHFRYGPGGPGAPPQHLKPGEVPPEAFIIPGSPAIISIRQNQGGEDDKSDFITFGKKEEAKKKKKKKKEKEKKDKKDKGKDDGDE
- the LOC124860239 gene encoding protocadherin gamma-A11-like, with the translated sequence MGTYRDNQGRKCGLLLLQVFILFFLGKRAFAQIRYAVPEEVKEGSVVGNVGKDLGLHVALLSNRGVRVISGSKEALFEVNQDTGDLFVRKKIDREELCHGSRACLIDLKILVENPLEMHYVVVEIADVNDHSPSFAESEQEFEIFEQTLPGGRFQLHAARDPDAGSNSVRNYMLTPNDHFEIDIRQSDDDKIPFLVLKKSLDREQRSNHLLYVTAVDGGKPQRSVTLNVSIIVLDSNDNRPKFSQEIYEIEIQENVPFGTLVYKLNATDPDEGINSEIEYSLEKTLKKKVNEIFELDKTTGEIKVKGILNYEEQDVYKLDVEATDKGTPPLKGVCRVNIKIKDVNDNPPEIEITSVSNTVSEDSKPGTVISLLSVIDKDAGLNGKILLNINSDVPFELKPSYKENIYSILTKGILDREEVSEYEITIRATDCGDPPLSNLKTLTIRISDVNDNSPNFIQNPLLFYLPENNAAGMSIFSVSATDKDANENAAIAYHIAREGSKKDILSFLNINTDNGKVSALKRFDFETLKTFQFQVVASDSGSPSLSSNVTVNVFILDQNDNAPVILYPVSSNGSAEGVEEIPRNVNAGHLVTKVRAYDADIGYNGWLLFSLQEVTDHSLFGLDRYTGQIRTLRSFTETDEAEHKLVILVKDNGNVSLSATATVIVKLVEPKEAFAASDVKSAAKDDEDNNATFYLMITLGSVSVLFIISIIVLIAMQCSRSTDYTSKYLPETNYDGTLCHSIQYRSGDKRYMLVGPRMSIGSTIVPGSHANTLVLPDRRRTCDEVRFVLNSSIFG